A section of the Centropristis striata isolate RG_2023a ecotype Rhode Island chromosome 7, C.striata_1.0, whole genome shotgun sequence genome encodes:
- the cspg4ba gene encoding chondroitin sulfate proteoglycan 4, with product MPGNTRVSTGRRKMDSAVKNTQKKLWLRGLLWWSLLLELASGASFYGDGFVQLKATESSDHNTLRIRFRTSSTNGLLFLAAGQTDFFLLELHAGRLQLKLDLGSGEVVLQSERGTQLNDLAWHSVEVRHVQHNVTLTVDKNSHTGVKMPGSHNDLHVLDGLYVGGSGGLDRLYLPRDPTGFRGCMDEVVFNEHDLLSSLRPYTGFKNVHEVSLGCNPQFFATEEDPISFFSSRAYISLPTWNAQQEAVFESVVHTSAKEGIILYNSAREGGFVAVEIQEGLPVAIVGKGGTKTELRSLTFINDRKWHSIRLHFSSKSLELSVDGEMVKSSISSRSKGLQLKGYLFVGGIDDGTRSEVRKVGLLSVSGKRVRGGSFKGCLKNIAVNGVKMGLSNAVVTKDISVGCEPEKEPEQPTAASPTSAPGSLFLLVTPTPSIHMSTLARGMDRRYGSNFVQLKNLVVQEGSRASLEAKHIKVLLDFKKLGIRQSQIMFQIQEQPIRGQIRLDVDQDQEENTFSMLDLWHGRVMYIHGGSEEPDDFFMFSLYSSSRKQVPDYLKGNKLYRYNITVTPTNDAPELSLPEGNLFVLLENSKKRLTSDVLKATDIDSNYTDLVFSVLGNLNADAGYLEIENNPGKAVTSFSYLDLEELRVYYVHTGVRNSRIVLRVSDGEKVSNTVVLRIMAVALEYKIANNTGLEIIQGETAILGSKQLAVQTNAVRQVVDIRYDIIEPPQYGELQRLHSSGEWRPTDSFSQRLLEKERLRYISTFQDIQTSNATDYFKSKVNVAARATTEILFPITVKWVKYQLVRNVMIDMDKFRKVTLNSEYLFATAEGVALSEDDIYFRVLTTPKKGKLLLDTTVLKKNSTFSQRNVTDLKVHYELVDRPYEDTSDRFKFQLVSKHAQSQYYDFRFSIKADVNSVFMSNDGLLLLEGESKLITKDDLFAETLSTKDMYYTVISSPKHGKLARISQSNSNVSYDKILTFSNQDILEERIMYIHDDSETTQDEFTFIASTSQGFKSSITEDDIGSKEGVFNISIQLVNDQKPVRIIDKVFHVVRDGKKILTTEDLRYHDVDSDFDDGQLIYTRRGIPMGDLVLVNDTTHRLFQFRQKDLEEKQVLFIHRGVSTGRFVLFVSDGKHFVSSLLDISAHDPFLKVGNNTGLLVQKGQSVTFSTSNFSVTTNLDIRDDQEVVFKLEEAPKYGQLYRNDTKVESFSQFDLKYGLISYRHNDSKHLADYFNLTVTAKGLQLTVRINVKVYLESHQRPPIVLHHNILLVEEGKPVKISNTKLEVTHEDNLPSEIVFTVKVAPSHGFLRRFVEAEERYIGTNQSPVRTFTQEDINSGNIQYMQVEPIKVNDTFILDATNGVTDVTDIRMSVDIIPRLIPLQVSNFTLNEGAVKALTQDVLKVTNRHFSGINFLYSLTEPPQHGHVEHSRHPGVAITSFTRRQVEHEYIYYVHDSSETLADNFTVVANDTGLRKQSAAQTVHIQVSAVNDEPPVITANRVLRVWVSSVTEIRPEDLRVQDLDSPPEELHFMVTPPSNGHLALKVAPMRAVLNFTQEHIEQGQLLFVHKGAMSGGFNFQVNDGVNFTPRQIFSITARALVISLEKNRPLKVFPGSSTPITNEVLQAVTNDISNTSNRIITFSVVRHPKLGRLVMKRPDNSTVDISTFTQGMVDRKEVVYIQTPIESVGWEAMDSMTFSVASPPISLDGQTFRIDISYENIGPEHNTVLLANTGAEVTEGESVIIDESKLDATNLMSKLPTPQRSSHEVWFQVTSLPQHGVIVVGERNLTKEKPNFSQFIINKYGITYKHDNSETTRDAFAFSAWLNAKGSTAQRPQDDIDVVEEHFNITITPVNDQPPMLKTKAPSLRVVQGDTVALRPENLKVEDLDNPPDDIKFSVISKPNNGYLALGGSLNESIVAFTQAQINNGSVYFVHDGSSVSGVFYFSVTDGHHKPIYKLFNLEVTEITISLVNYTGLTLEQGQTSVALTQDNLAAETNGKNITIHYQITRPPNFGKLLKDNQEVTQFEQEDLQAGRLSYHMISVSSMEDSFEFTAFTSEANMTGQVFNISVTPLVHIGKNLRIPNGITVKLNTNFLNASELANISHSDPTFEISSHPKYGKVVQIKPKMSNKAVPAKSFTFQEVMQEKIAMELNANMTGVQELNDSLVFVLKADNIQPAKGEFHFTIVPYDPAHFPTTKSPVPTTSSVPQTRIKTSRNGTASPVLSTAFLSTQQPSKNQQKFKSGNRWGNSNRTSIFSTTLGKPTHGTEDFPFRNTPVRVESYPQKTSSPLLVILPLLALLLLVIIFVVLVVFLRHHRQRKPSTASPKEPPSAGLQSSQSYQGQPQRSTTVPTVTVTPLNPSCPGSPVFDRLLAPNQGSAYNTIDSNMLISSWSNDSPASSSQIIRTATPTLQTNQYWV from the exons ATGCCCGGTAACACTCGTGTTTCCACCGGGAGAAGAAAGATGGACTCTGCTGTGAAAAACACCCAGAAGAAGTTGTGGCTCCGCGGTCTGCTTTGGTGGTCGCTCCTGCTCGAGCTGGCGTCGGGAG CTTCCTTCTATGGTGATGGCTTTGTCCAGCTCAAGGCAACAGAGTCGTCCGACCATAACACGCTGCGCATTCGCTTCCGAACCTCCAGCACCAACGGCCTGCTGTTTCTCGCCGCGGGCCAAACCGACTTCTTCCTACTAGAGCTCCATGCTGGTCGCCTGCAG CTGAAATTGGACCTTGGATCGGGGGAGGTAGTGTTACAGTCAGAGAGAGGTACCCAGCTCAACGACCTGGCCTGGCACTCTGTGGAGGTCCGCCATGTGCAGCACAACGTCACTCTGACTGTAGACAAGAACTCTCACACGGGGGTAAAGATGCCAGGCTCCCATAATGATCTCCATGTTTTGGATGGGCTCTATGTTGGAGGCTCAGGAGGCCTGGATAGACTTTACCTCCCAAGAGACCCAACCGGTTTCAGAGGCTGCATGGACGAGGTGGTCTTCAACGAACATGACTTGTTGTCTTCACTGAGGCCGTATACCGGGTTTAAGAATGTCCATGAGGTGTCTTTAGGCTGTAATCCTCAGTTCTTTGCCACTGAGGAGGACCCTATCAGCTTCTTCAGCTCCAGGGCTTACATTTCTCTTCCAACTTGGAATGCCCAGCAGGAAGCTGTATTTGAGTCTGTTGTGCACACTTCAGCCAAAGAAGGAATTATCCTGTACAATTCAGCCAGAGAGGGGGGCTTCGTGGCTGTGGAGATTCAGGAAGGTTTGCCGGTGGCCATTGTTGGGAAAGGTGGAACCAAAACTGAGCTTCGATCACTCACATTCATCAATGACAGGAAATGGCATTCTATCAGGTTGCATTTCAGTTCCAAAAGCCTTGAGCTTTCTGTCGATGGAGAGATGGTGAAAAGCAGCATTAGCTCTCGTTCAAAGGGCCTTCAGCTTAAAGGTTATCTTTTTGTTGGAGGTATCGATGATGGTACCAGATCAGAAGTCAGAAAGGTAGgccttctctctgtgtctggaAAGCGTGTCAGAGGAGGTTCCTTCAAAGGATGTTTGAAGAATATTGCAGTCAATGGAGTGAAGATGGGTCTCTCCAATGCTGTAGTCACCAAGGACATCTCAGTTGGTTGTGAGCCAGAGAAAGAACCAGAACAACCGACCGCTGCAAGTCCAACAAGTGCTCCGGGATCCCTTTTTCTCTTGGTGACACCAACACCGTCAATTCACATGTCCACCCTTGCAAGAGGCATGGACAGAAGGTACGGCTCAAATTTTGTGCAGCTCAAGAACCTTGTTGTCCAGGAGGGCAGCCGAGCATCTCTTGAGGCCAAACACATCAAGGTACTCTTGGACTTTAAGAAACTTGGCATTCGACAGTCTCAGATCATGTTCCAAATTCAGGAGCAACCAATCCGTGGTCAGATAAGGCTTGATGTCGACCAGGACCAAGAGGAGAACACCTTCAGCATGTTGGACCTTTGGCATGGAAGAGTGATGTATATCCATGGAGGCTCTGAGGAGCCAGATGATTTCTTCATGTTTTCACTTTATTCTAGTAGTAGAAAGCAAGTTCCTGATtatctgaagggaaacaaatTATACCGCTACAATATTACAGTGACACCCACCAACGATGCACCTGAATTGAGTCTCCCTGAAGGAAACCTCTTTGTCCTGTTGGAGAACTCAAAGAAGCGCCTCACCTCTGATGTTTTGAAGGCCACAGACATTGACAGCAACTACACCGACCTTGTCTTCTCTGTGCTCGGTAACCTGAACGCTGATGCAGGATATTTGGAAATTGAAAACAACCCTGGCAAAGCAGTGACCTCTTTTTCATATTTAGACTTGGAGGAACTGAGGGTGTATTATGTACACACAGGAGTTCGAAACTCAAGGATAGTTCTTAGAGTTAGCGACGGGGAAAAGGTCAGCAATACTGTGGTTCTAAGGATCATGGCTGTAGCACTGGAGTATAAGATTGCCAACAACACAGGCCTAGAGATTATTCAAGGAGAGACAGCTATACTCGGCTCAAAGCAGCTGGCTGTTCAAACCAATGCCGTGAGACAAGTTGTAGATATCCGGTATGATATCATTGAACCCCCTCAGTATGGAGAACTCCAGAGACTTCACTCAAGCGGTGAATGGAGGCCTACTGACTCGTTTTCCCAAAGGCTTCTTGAAAAAGAGCGTCTAAGGTATATAAGCACTTTTCAAGACATCCAGACATCCAACGCTACTGATTACtttaagagcaaagttaatGTGGCTGCAAGGGCAACCACTGAAATACTCTTCCCAATCACTGTGAAGTGGGTGAAGTACCAACTGGTAAGAAATGTTATGATAGACATGGATAAATTTAGAAAAGTGACATTGAACTCAGAGTATCTTTTTGCCACAGCTGAAGGTGTAGCCCTCTCAGAGGATGACATTTATTTTCGGGTTCTCACCACACCAAAGAAAGGGAAACTCTTGCTTGACACCACAGTCTTGAAGAAGAACTCAACCTTTAGCCAAAGAAATGTAACTGATCTAAAAGTACATTATGAGCTAGTCGACAGGCCTTATGAAGATACCAGTGACAGGTTCAAATTTCAGCTGGTTTCCAAACATGCTCAGTCACAATACTATGATTTCCGGTTTTCCATTAAAGCTGATGTCAACAGTGTGTTTATGAGTAATGATGGGCTTTTGCTTCTGGAGGGAGAAAGTAAACTTATCACGAAGGATGACCTGTTTGCAGAGACTTTGAGTACAAAGGATATGTACTACACAGTCATAAGTAGCCCCAAACATGGGAAGCTCGCCCGTATTAGTCAGTCAAATTCAAATGTCAGCTACGACAAAATCTTAACCTTTAGTAACCAGGATATATTGGAGGAACGAATAATGTACATCCATGATGACAGTGAAACAACTCAAGATGAGTTCACTTTCATAGCCTCCACCAGCCAAGGGTTCAAATCCTCCATCACAGAAGATGACATTGGCTCCAAAGAAGGAGTTTTCAACATATCTATTCAGTTAGTCAATGACCAAAAGCCGGTACGTATTATCGATAAAGTTTTCCATGTAGTACGAGATGGAAAGAAGATACTGACTACAGAGGATTTACGTTACCATGATGTGGACTCTGATTTTGATGATGGCCAGTTAATTTACACACGACGTGGAATTCCGATGGGAGACTTAGTGCTAGTCAATGACACTACTCATCGCCTGTTCCAGTTTCGACAGAAGGATTTGGAAGAGAAGCAAGTGTTGTTCATTCACAGAGGTGTTAGCACTGGCAGGTTTGTGCTCTTTGTCTCAGATGGAAAACATTTTGTATCAAGCCTTTTAGACATCAGTGCACATGACCCATTCTTGAAGGTCGGCAACAACACTGGCCTACTGGTTCAGAAGGGCCAGTCAGTAACCTTTTCCACCAGCAATTTTAGTGTCACAACAAATTTGGACATCAGAGATGACCAGGAGGTTGTCTTCAAGTTGGAAGAAGCTCCAAAATATGGACAACTTTATCGCAATGACACAAAGGTGGAGTCATTCTCACAGTTTGACCTAAAGTATGGGCTGATCTCCTATCGACACAACGACAGTAAACATCTTGCAGACTATTTCAACCTAACAGTGACAGCTAAAGGGCTCCAACTTACAGTGAGGATCAATGTGAAGGTTTACCTGGAAAGTCATCAGAGACCACCCATTGTTCTGCATCACAACATCCTACTGGTGGAAGAGGGGAAACCAGTTAAGATCAGTAATACTAAACTAGAG GTCACTCACGAGGACAACCTGCCATCTGAGATTGTATTCACAGTCAAGGTAGCCCCGTCTCATGGCTTTCTCCGGCGTTTTGTCGAAGCGGAGGAGCGCTACATCGGAACCAATCAGTCCCCTGTCAGGACATTTACACAAGAGGACATTAACAGTGGGAACATCCAGTACATGCAGGTGGAGCCCATCAAAGTGAACGACACTTTCATCCTCGACGCCACCAATGGCGTAACTGACGTCACTGACATTAGGATGTCTGTTGACATCATCCCACGCCTCATCCCACTTCAGGTCTCCAATTTCACGCTGAACGAGGGTGCGGTGAAGGCACTAACGCAGGATGTGCTCAAAGTCACCAACCGACACTTTTCAGGAATCAACTTCCTGTACAGTTTGACGGAGCCCCCGCAGCATGGTCACGTTGAGCACTCTCGACATCCCGGTGTGGCCATAACCTCTTTCACCAGGAGGCAG GTGGAACATGAATACATTTACTACGTTCATGACAGCAGCGAAACCTTAGCTGACAACTTCACTGTGGTGGCCAATGACACGGGCCTGAGGAAGCAGAGTGCAGCCCAGACGGTGCACATCCAGGTTTCAGCTGTCAACGATGAGCCTCCTGTTATTACAGCCAACAGGGTCCTCAGG GTTTGGGTGTCCTCAGTGACGGAGATCAGGCCGGAGGATCTGCGAGTGCAGGACCTGGACTCACCCCCCGAGGAGCTGCACTTCATGGTGACCCCGCCCAGCAACGGACACCTGGCCCTGAAAGTTGCCCCAATGAGGGCAGTGCTCAACTTCACCCAGGAACACATCGAGCAGGGACAGCTACTGTTTGTACACAAAG GTGCCATGTCTGGAGGATTCAACTTCCAAGTCAACGACGGTGTGAACTTCACCCCCAGGCAGATCTTCAGCATCACTGCCAGAGCCTTGGTCATCAGTTTAGAGAAAAACCGTCCACTCAAGGTGTTTCCAG GCTCCTCTACTCCAATCACAAATGAGGTTTTACAAGCAGTGACCAATGACATCAGCAACACCTCAAATCGCATCATTACATTCAGTGTGGTTCGGCATCCTAAACTGGGGCGTCTGGTGATGAAGCGGCCTGATAATTCAACTGTGGACATCTCCACTTTCACACAAGGCATG GTTGACAGAAAAGAGGTTGTGTACATTCAAACCCCCATCGAGTCAGTGGGCTGGGAAGCTATGGACTCCATGACCTTCTCTGTGGCATCACCGCCCATTTCTCTGGATGGCCAGACCTTCAGAATTGATATTTCTTATGAGAATATCGGacctgaacacaacacagtCCTGCTTGCAAACACAG GTGCTGAGGTAACAGAAGGGGAAAGTGTCATCATTGATGAATCCAAGCTGGATGCCACTAACCTGATGTCTAAGCTGCCCACACCTCAGCGGAGCTCCCATGAGGTCTGGTTCCAGGTGACATCGCTGCCTCAGCATGGTGTCATAGTGGTTGGTGAGAGAAACCTCACCAAGGAGAAACCTAACTTCTCCCAGTTCATCATTAACAAGTACGGTATCACCTACAAGCACGACAACTCAGAGACAACTCGGGATGCTTTTGCATTCAGTGCATGGCTAAATGCCAAGGGCAGTACTGCACAGCGCCCTCAAGATGACATTGATGTTGTTGAGGAGCATTTTAACATTACAATCACACCTGTCAATGATCAGCCACCTATGCTAAAAACCAAAGCTCCAAGTCTGAGAGTGGTACAAGGTGACACAGTAGCCCTCAGGCCTGAGAATCTCAAAGTTGAAGATTTAGACAATCCTCCTGATGATATTAAGTTCTCTGTGATTAGCAAGCCAAACAATGGTTACCTAGCTCTCGGTGGAAGTTTGAATGAGTCGATAGTTGCCTTCACCCAAGCCCAAATCAATAACGGAAGTGTCTATTTCGTCCATGATGGAAGCTCTGTCTCGGGGGTGTTTTACTTCAGTGTCACAGATGGCCATCATAAGCCAATATATAAACTCTTTAACCTAGAGGTCACAGAAATCACCATCTCTCTGGTCAACTACACTGGATTGACACTGGAGCAGGGCCAGACTTCAGTAGCACTGACCCAAGACAACCTTGCTGCTGAGACAAATGGGAAAAACATCACCATTCACTACCAGATTACAAGGCCTCCAAACTTTGGCAAACTTTTGAAGGACAACCAAGAGGTTACACAGTTCGAACAGGAGGATCTACAGGCTGGAAGGTTGTCTTACCACATGATCTCTGTGTCCTCTATGGAAGACAGCTTTGAGTTCACTGCCTTCACTTCAGAGGCAAATATGACTGGCCAAGTGTTTAACATAAGTGTCACACCTTTGGTCCACATTGGGAAAAATTTGAGGATTCCCAATGGGATCACTGTCAAACTCAACACTAACTTTCTTAATGCATCTGAACTGGCTAATATTAGTCATAGTGACCCTACATTTGAAATAAGTTCCCATCCTAAGTATGGGAAGGTGGTTCAGATAAAGCCAAAAATGTCCAATAAAGCTGTTCCAGCCAAGTCCTTCACCTTTCAGGAGGTGATGCAGGAGAAGATAGCCATGGAGCTGAATGCCAATATGACTGGAGTTCAAGAGCTCAATGACTCACTGGTGTTTGTACTGAAAGCTGATAACATCCAACCTGCTAAAGGGGAGTTCCACTTTACCATTGTGCCATATGATCCAGCACATTTTCCAACCACAAAGAGTCCTGTCCCAACCACATCATCTGTTCCTCAGACGCGAATCAAGACTTCCAGAAATGGAACTGCTTCACCAGTCCTGTCTACAGCTTTCCTCTCCACCCAGCAACCGAGCAAAAATCAGCAGAAATTCAAGTCAGGCAACCGCTGGGGAAATTCCAACAGAACTAGCATTTTCAGTACAACTCTTGGCAAACCAACGCATGGAACAGAGGACTTTCCTTTTAGAAACACACCAGTACGTGTAGAGTCCTACCCTCAAAAAACCTCCAGTCCGCTCCTGGTTATCTTACCACTGCTGGCCTTGCTGCTTCTTGTAATCATCTTTGTAGTCCTGGTTGTCTTTCTTCGACACCACAGACAAAGGAAGCCAAGCACTGCCTCGCCAAAAGAGCCTCCTTCCGCTGGTCTTCAAAGCAGTCAGTCCTACCAAGGTCAACCCCAGAGGAGCACCACAGTTCCCACAGTGACTGTCACCCCACTGAACCCCAGCTGCCCAGGAAGCCCCGTTTTTGATCGGTTATTAGCACCAAATCAGGGCTCAGCTTATAACACCATTGATTCAAACATGCTCATAAGTTCTTGGAGTAATGATTCCCCTGCGTCATCTTCCCAAATAATTAGAACCGCCACTCCAACTCTGCAGACGAATCAGTACTGGGTATGA
- the si:dkey-193c22.1 gene encoding uncharacterized protein si:dkey-193c22.1, whose translation MSALKHHMSLPVSVGVLLVGVPYSISLAAQWLYGWPNKPGYNKYIEALKPRRIYCLTRAVLETLKYLQYGRLYFQWKSWYKNDENRKHYEKGITFGRRSNKLDLYHPPNADRSKDVAAPLVVFIYGGAWGSGDRSIYCLLARRMAEELSATVICPDYCTYPKTNVLGMVQDIADCLVWAQESGQKFNFDKDNIVLIGHSAGAHLCALTTLFLIDAREELFMEASKQRDITLAIRGIIGLSGVYNIMDHYEHEQRRAIEYVSTMHKAMNGVENFPYYSPTHLLNKLSQDKLNRVPPFALLHGTNDIIVPAESSTKFSDLLTSLSIKVSLYLLPRVDHTEMVTDLMASDRCFYHPIYSCVKQEYKKLLGTC comes from the exons AT gTCAGCATTAAAACATCACATGTCACTTCCTGTGTCGGTTGGCGTCCTGTTGGTGGGTGTCCCATACTCCATCTCTCTTGCTGCCCAGTGGCTTTATGGCTGGCCCAACAAACCTGGATATAATAAGTACATAGAAGCCCTAAAGCCAAG GCGAATATACTGTTTGACCAGGGCTGTGCTGGAAACTCTCAAATATCTGCAATATGGGAGACTTTACTTTCAGTGGAAGTCATGGTACAAGAATGACGAAAATCGTAAGCATTATGAAAAG GGGATCACGTTTGGCCGCAGAAGCAACAAGCTGGACTTGTACCACCCTCCAAACGCAGACAGGTCTAAAGATGTGGCAGCACCGCTGGTGGTTTTCATCTACGGAGGTGCATGGGGGTCCGGAGATCGATCCATTTACTGTTTGCTGGCGAGGCGGATGGCTGAAGAACTGAGTGCAACTGTCATTTGTCCTGATTACTGCACCTATCCAAAG ACGAACGTTTTAGGGATGGTGCAAGATATTGCTGACTGCCTGGTTTGGGCCCAAGAGAGTGGACAGAAGTTCAACTTTGACAAA GACAACATAGTATTAATTGGCCATTCAGCGGGTGCACATTTGTGTGCACTGACCACACTGTTTCTCATTGATGCAAGAGAGGAGCTTTTCATGGAGGCCAGCAAGCAGAGGGACATTACACTGGCAATAAGAGGAATTATTG GTCTCAGTGGTGTGTACAACATCATGGATCATTATGAGCACGAGCAGAGGCGAGCCATCGAATATGTCTCCACCATGCATAAAGCCATGAATGGAGTGGAGAACTTCCCGTACTACTCACCAACACACTTACTGAACAAGCTGAGTCAGGACAAACTGAACAG AGTGCCTCCCTTCGCGTTGCTCCATGGGACCAATGACATCATAGTTCCTGCTGAATCATCCACAAAGTTCTCTGATCTCCTCACCTCGCTGTCCATCAAGGTGTCGCTCTACCTGCTGCCCAGAGTCGACCACACTGAGATGGTCACTGACCTCATGGCGTCAGACAGGTGCTTCTACCATCCCATCTACAGCTGCGTCAAGCAGGAGTATAAAAAACTTTTGGGAACCTGCTGA